From one Dermacentor variabilis isolate Ectoservices chromosome 3, ASM5094787v1, whole genome shotgun sequence genomic stretch:
- the LOC142574011 gene encoding uncharacterized protein LOC142574011 codes for MPSGGPSYGSYCCVSWCFNNGRTHKKPGTRFFRIPRDGRMTAWMQYAGRDDLLSKPDSVLYATYRVCSDHFTAESFMDPGHTRLTKMPVPSVHPVQVAPCK; via the exons ATGCCGTCCGGCGGTCCAAGTTACGGCAGCTACTGCTGTGTGTCGTGGTGCTTCAACAACGGCAGAACCCATAAGAAGCCAGGAACGAGATTCTTCCGCATACCACGGGACGGCAG GATGACAGCATGGATGCAGTACGCTGGAAGAGACGATCTTCTGAGTAAGCCGGACAGCGTATTGTACGCAACCTACAGAGTTTGCAGCGACCATTTCACTGCTGAAAGTTTCATGGACCCTGGGCATACAAGGCTTACAAAAATGCCTGTGCCGAGTGTGCACCCAGTGCAAGTTGCACCTTGTAAGTAG